The DNA region AGTTGTTCCAGGCGCCCATCGTGGTTCATCTCGTCCAGCGCCTGTTGCCAGCGCGCGACCTGGCGCGCATCGGTTTGCGGGGAAAACGCGATGTAGGTGCCTTGCTTCATCAGCGGCATCTGGTAATGCAACTGGTCGGGCGGCAACCCTTCTTCACGGGCCATTGTGGCGGCGGAAAGGGTGTCGGCCACCACATACTCGGTGCGGCCCAGGCGCGCCAGACGCATCATTTGCTCGGGGGTTTCCACGCCGTATAGATTGTTCAAACCTTGTTTTTGCAAGTAGCTGTAGACCAGCCATTTGCGCGGGACGGCGATGCGGCCCAGGTTGCCGGCGTCTTGCAAATTGCGCACCGGTTGCTGGGTGCCATTGGCGGAATAGAGCGCCGTTTCCACGTCCATCAACGGGCCGACCCACTGGTACTGGCCATCGCGCTCGGCAGTGCGCAACACGGTAAACACCCCGGTAGCGGGCTCGGTCGTGGCGATGAGCAAGGCGCGCAGCAGGGGGACTTGTTGGAAATGCACCTGGTCGCCGGCACTGTCGGCCAGCGCCTTCACCACATCCACGCCAAACCCCACCAGTTGGTTACCCTGCTGAAAATGCAAGGGCGGATGGTTGTCGGTGAGCAGGTTCAGATCAGCCGCAAGCGCCGTAAAGGTCAGGAAAGACAACAGGCAACCGGCAATGCGCTTCATGAATCGTCCTTGATGAAGTGAAGCGCAAATCTTAGTACGGGTGTGCTGCATATGTCCCGAGGAATTATCGGACTATTGCGTCAGATCTCAGGACTTAGGGGCTTCTGCATGGGGAGATGCAGATGGGTTTTGTCTGACGGAACACATTCAAATGTGGGGGTAAGCTCGCTCCCACCTTCGTTCTCTGTCTTGATGTAGATCGCGATCAATACCGCTGATATTTCGAGCCGAACTCGGCGCGGTTTTCCGCGACAACCACACCACCGCGTACCGCATTGCTCAGGCTGACCGAGGCCACACGGTCGGGCGGCTACGACTGGGGCGCGCGCTCGGCGGACATCGTTTCGGCGCTCTGGCCGGAGCGGGTGGAGGCGCTGGTCTCGGTGAGCGGCTACCTCATCGGCAATCAGGCCGCAGGCAAGAATCCGTTGCCGCCCAAGGCCGAGCTGCAATGGTGGTACCAGTTCTACTTCGCTACCGAACGCGGCCAGGCCGGTTACGAAAAAAACCGCCACGACTTCGCCAAGTTGATCTGGGAGCTGGCCTCCCCGAAATGGACCTTCGACGACGCGACTTTCGATCGCAGCGCGGTGGCCCTGGACAACCCCGATCATGTGGCTATTACGATCTTCAACTATCGCTGGCGGTTGGGCATGATTCAGGGCGAACCTCAATATGAAGCGCTGGAGCAGCGGCTGGCCAAGGCGCCGGTCATTACGGTGCCGACCATTACCATGGAAGGTGACGCCAACGGGGCGCCACATCCGGCTGACGAAGATTATGCCAAGCGCTTCACCGGCAAATATGAGTACCGACTCATCAATGGCGGCATCGGCCACAACTTGCCGCAGGAAGATCCGCAGGCCTTTGCCAAGGCAGTGATCGACGCGGATCACCTCTGAGCATTAGTGCCGCGAATAGTGTGCTCGCTGATCGTTCCCACGCGGGAGCGTGGGAACGATCTTTATTACATTTTTGTTATTCGTCAGGCACTGGTCAGGCCTGCTCCATCATTTGGATCAGGTTTTCTGGCCAGACTGTTTCAGCGGTATCTTTCAGCTCAGCGACTGACCACCATTTGTGTTCAGTCATCACCCGGGTTTCATCGGCAGTCCAGCCATCACGCGTCAGCCGTTCACCGTCAGCTCGGACGATGAAGTAGCGTTCCACGGACAAGACGGTTTCGCCGCTGGGCAACATCATCGAAAAGCTGCGCTCTGCCACGCTAGTGTCCACTGTGTCGACATGCAGTCCGGTCTCTTCATGCAGTTCGCGTATGGCGGCGGCTTCAAAGGTTTCACCTTCCTCAAGACCGCCGCCCGGCGTAGCCCAATAGTCGCGTCCGTCCAAAGCATCGCCCTTGTGCTGGAAGCGAAACAGCAAGACCTGACGGGCGGGATTGATCACAAGGAGTCGTGCAGCGTTACGTTGGCGCATCAAAAATTCTCTTTCCATAGACGTTACAGCTCAAGTTGCTGATCGTTCCCACGCGGGAGCGTGGGAACGATCTTTATTAGCTTTGTTACGCAACCACTTGATAACACGGCACATACGCCGCGCCGCCCGGCAGTTTCATCCGGTGCTGGGCGACGAAGGCCTTGAGCAGTTGATCCAGCGGTTGCATTACCGCCGCATCGCCACGGATCTGGTAAGGCCCGTGCTCTTCGATCAGGCGGATGCCCTTGTCCTTGACGTTGCCGGCGACGATGCCGGAGAACGCGCGGCGCAGGTTGGCGGCCAGTTCGTGGGCCGGCAGGTTGCGGCTCAGTTTCAGGTTGGCCATGTTTTCGTGGGTTGGATCGAACGGACGCTGGAAGCCTTCGTCGATCTTCAGCAGCCAGTT from Pseudomonas sp. ACM7 includes:
- a CDS encoding ABC transporter substrate-binding protein, with the translated sequence MKRIAGCLLSFLTFTALAADLNLLTDNHPPLHFQQGNQLVGFGVDVVKALADSAGDQVHFQQVPLLRALLIATTEPATGVFTVLRTAERDGQYQWVGPLMDVETALYSANGTQQPVRNLQDAGNLGRIAVPRKWLVYSYLQKQGLNNLYGVETPEQMMRLARLGRTEYVVADTLSAATMAREEGLPPDQLHYQMPLMKQGTYIAFSPQTDARQVARWQQALDEMNHDGRLEQLKQRWLSDNTPR
- a CDS encoding NUDIX hydrolase — protein: MRQRNAARLLVINPARQVLLFRFQHKGDALDGRDYWATPGGGLEEGETFEAAAIRELHEETGLHVDTVDTSVAERSFSMMLPSGETVLSVERYFIVRADGERLTRDGWTADETRVMTEHKWWSVAELKDTAETVWPENLIQMMEQA